The nucleotide sequence TGTATATTTTGCCTTTTGCTTCTGCTATATGGTATGATTTATAACCGGCTTTCTTTACTTTTCTAGATTGAAGTGATATTGGTGTCACTTGCTCATTGTACATGATCATCACGTATTGGCATGCTACCTAAGATATGTCGTCGAAGAAGAGAGTAAGGCATGGTTTCAATGACTATCAATTTCCTGTTATACCGAAAGCTCCTAGATCAGTTAGAGTGAGTAAAGCTGAAGTTGTGAATTTAATCCATTCTATTACAagttctctttctctttttgtgttttgtttcgtTGATTTTCTGTTTATGGTTCTCTAAGTATCTCTGTAATTCCGATTTCTTTCAGAGGAGACGCTCGCACAAAAATGTAGACAATGACCAAATTTGTGCATTTGAATTACTGGCGGCTGTTGCTGGCGAACTTTTACAGGAAAGTGAAAGCTCTGCTTGTAGTAATGCAGCGGTAGGAAAAGATGTGCTCTCTGATTGCAGGGAAGTTATTAAACGCGATCAACTCCAAGAAGATAAATCTATGAAATCAGAGTTCTTTGACCAGGGAAGTTGTGTAGAAAGCGCGTATATACTGGAGCCTGCTGTGCAAGAACAGAATCTCAAGTATAGTTTGGATAAACCCAGTCGTACAGAAAATAACATTTTTCACAAGAACAGTTGTACTTTTCTCAATTCTGATTTTTCAAGAAAAGACTGTAAGGAGGTCAATATAGATGGGAAGTCCCACACTGAAGTAGAAGATGGATCCTCTAGTCTGGAGGATGTCTGTGGTAAGAGAATCGAGACAGGTACTAAGAAACAGTTAGATGACGGCAGCAAGACTGAAGACTTGACTGTGGCTAACTCTTGCAGTGTGAAGGGTCTAATTGAGAAACATGTGAATAACAATTCTGCAATTAACTCAGACAGTAGTGTACAGTTTCCCTCATATAGGGCGGTTCCTAGGCCTTCCTTTGGAAAGCAGGGGAACAATGTTAAGTTAGGTATTAGAGATGATGACGAAAATTCTTTTCGGTCTTATAGACACAGCACCAACATAATGGCTTTCAGGCAAACATCACATACTGGATACAGAAGGATGAGAAAGATGTTGACTTCTAGACACTGGAAAGTACTTCCTCAGTTGAAGGACTGGGAACGTTCATGCTCCCGTAAGTGGAGTTATACCTCTTAGAATTTAATGCATTACGTACTTTCTATTAACGTGTTATCAGATGTCTTCTAACTGCATTTATTTTGGTGTTTTAGATTATGGAATAAAGTCCTTTCACAGAAACAGGAAAAGAGTACGTGCGCTGGAAAGATGCCGACTCGAAATTCCTTCAAAGCGAAGGAAATTGTGTCACAATAGCTCTATTGTTGCTTATGACCAGCAGGCCAATAGTAAAAGCATTTCAAAATCACGTGAAAAGGGAATCAAGAGAGACATTATCTCGCCTAGAGGTCAATGACGTACTACCATCATTGCCATGGAAGGTTCGTGGTTATGAAGTCCTACTGAGTAATATTCTATCTTTCTTGACAGGAGCAAAAGTGGGGGCTTCAGCTTCAGACAgaaatcatcaaaagaaagatcctAATGGTATGACCCTTGAAAGTTGATTTTATTTGTGGATTGACacattttttgatgttttaacacGGCTTTAATTTATTTCCTCAGTAAAATTTAGCATCAAGTCATTCAAGGTGCCAGAGCTTTTAATCGAGGTCCCCGAAAATGAAACTATTGGTTCCCTGAAGGTAGGCATCTTAGTTGGGTCTATGGTAAATATTACATAATCTTCTGCTGTCTAGGAAATTCTGCCAATATATTAAGGGATTTGACTCGGTTTTCTTATATGTTCACGAGGATCTCCTAATTTCCTTGCTATCGACTATGCATTATAATATAAGAACGTCGatgaaatgattttgagaatATCAATTAGTCTTTCTTTGCTTAATGCCTTTGATGAGGTTTAATTGATCACATTCAATATTCAAAATTTAGATTTCTTTTAAGAAATAATTGTGTTAATAGTGATATCGTTTATAATTGGTGTCGTGGTAGAAGGTACACTCTTTTGGATTTTGAAGATATCCAAGATCTGATTAAAACAAAATTTACGTTGGGATTATGCAGAGGACGGTAGTGGAAGCTGTTAAAACTATTCTCGGAAGTGGATTGCGTGTGGGTATGGTTGTCCAGGGGAAGAAGGTCAGAGATGACAACAAAACTCTACAGCAGGCTGGTATCTCTCAAAATGGCAACCTCAACCTCGATACTTTGGGTTTTACGTTGGAGCCAAGTTCTTACCCAGTTTCTCCATCATTGCATTCTAAAGATTTTTCTGCTTTGTCACCACGTGGTGTTGATCATGAACTAACTAGGTATAGCAGAGGACTTGCACTTTTTGTACTTTTGACTGCTCCCATTAGACAGTTatcgaaattaaaaaaaaaaaccgtAGTTTCAATTGATTATAACTAACGACAGTTTATTATGCTTGGACTAATATATCATCTTTGTATTCAGGCGGCCACCTAGTCCTATCATGGAATTAGAGCTTCCAAGTGCTTCATCAGATCCTCCAAAGATTATGTTGGACGAGCATGATGAAGATTACCATGAATTGGCGCTATCGCCTACAAATCTTATTGTTGATCCACCAAGTGGTGTAGATAATCCTGATTCTGGAGCCTTGGTTATTGTCTGTCCTCCTAATGGTGAGGCACATCCGGTGGTCCCCATGAGCTCAAAAAATGGGCGTTCCGAACTTCCACAACGTAGAACAAGGAGGCCATTCTCAGTTGCTGAAGTAGAAGCGCTAGTTGAAGCTGTGGAGCAGCTTGGAACTGGAAGGTATCCAAACTATAATATCTTGTTCTGTAACCGTGCTAACTAACAAAGCAGGAGAAACTATCAGAATTTTTTGATCCTCCAAGGATATCCATTCTTAATGATCTCTGATTACGCAGGTGGCGTGACGTCAAAATCCGAGCTTTTGAGTATGCTGACCACCGAACTTATGTTGACGTGAAGGTTAGACATCTAACTGGTGCATTTTATCTTTTTCCTACTGACAAATAAAGGATATCATTTTATTTCACTCACACACTAAGCTAACTTTGAGAATTGATGGTTTATATCCTTACTCCTGCATGCTATCCTTAGCTTTGCTGcaaatataattttgttattatCTGGATTTTGAGAACCAAGGTCTTAGAtatcaacatgagaaataggCATGTTACAGTATTAAAAGTCGATTTACATACTTTTACGATTCCTTTAGGTTTATCATTTACGATATCACAGACTTGTTACTTTTTTGGCTTACTAGATATATGGCATCTCTGACTTATTGCATGAATAAGCGAAATCAGAACACTGGAGTTGTTCTTGATAAGCTCAGATCTTATACTAATTCTTAATTATGTATTAGCAAAGCTAATGACTGTTTCTCATCATATCTGCGACGTGGGGTTCTTGTTTTACATTAGGATAAATGGAAGACATTAGTCCATACAGCAAGCATTGCTCCACAACAAAGAAGAGGCGAGCCGGTGCCACAGGAGCTTTTAGACAGGGTCTTAATTGCCCATGGCTACTGGTCTAAGCAACACGGTAAGCATCATGCTGAGAACGCTGGCGCCTTAGagaacaacagcaacaacaacaacaattccacCTCAATGTCAAGCAAGATGGCTCAGTCagctatatgaatcctcactTTGTTTAAAATACCATTTTAGGAGAATTCAACGATGAATTGTAAAGAAAATCCCTTTCGGATGGCTAACgcactcacacacacacacacacactgttTCCCTGTGTGACTGGAAAGACAGGTAAGTAGTTGTAAATGATTCATTGAATAAAGCAGTTCTAACAAACAGGCATTAGGGATCTCTTTATTTCTGTTGGTTCCTATTCTTTCATGTAATTGTAAGCATGGGATAACAATATACTACAATTCAAATGTATTATGTACATTAAGGTTGTTACTGGTATAATTTCAATGTTGTTTCTCTAcagtactattatttatttacaatttgtgattttcatatgatattaattttcttgagccgagggtctatcggaaaggACCTCTCTACCTCCCACGTTAGGGGTAGAGTCGATGTACACATTATCCTCCTCAGACTCCATTTTTGGAATTACATTGTGtatatttattgttgttttgttcatTATATATCAAGCTACAAGCACTTAGGTTACATGTAAAACCTCATGATGTAGACTAATTTTCTTCTTGAAATACTCGAAAACAACTCAACACAATAAAATCTACTTAAAAGAGAAGCCAAGTTTTAACTTATAAGAACCAAAAAAGACCTTAGAGTTAATTTGAACTCAAAATGAAGAATGAATaattatatgaataaaaaatataaatacaacatCATACCGGTCAAACCTTACTCCTACCTCTATTTCGTGGAGTTATAGAGGTTGTTTCCGGAAAACCTCAAatacaacaacagcaacaacaaaagcaacaacaaacaaataaaagttGAGGTGAATTATAGTCTATTTGACCAAATTTATTTTTCCCAACCCTTTTTCTAATATTTAGAGAAAGCAAATTAAAGCAGGCACGTTACTTGTGGCATAAGATATACTTAATGACCAACTTTAAGTTTGCTTGAAAAGATGGGCAATTCATGTATTCTCCtcctttcctttctttttatacAAAAACCAAGTAGTATGTACTTcctaatattcatattcatacatAAACTTTTTTTAATATTCGATATTTATATCAAAcaaatgaatgcatgatagagGCAGAGCCAGGATTTATACTGAGGgggttcaaaatctgaagaaaaactcACCGAAGAGGGTTCAAACGAACTCCCTATTACTAGGCTGACTCCACCTCTGATGCACGATACGTCTCCTTTTAATCCTTAGCACATTAGACTATAGTTgaacgatatatatatatagagagtcACGAGTTTGAGCTGTGAAAATAGTCTTTTGCAGAAAAATAGAGCAAAATTGTGTATAATAGATCTTTATGATCCGATACTTTtctgaaaattccacatgtacatAGCGAAAGCTTAGTATACCGAACTACGACTTTTACAGAAAAGTAGAGTAAAATTGCATATAATAGATCTTTATGGTTCGACACTTTTCTGAATCCCACATGTACATAGCGAAAGCTTAGCATACCGAACTGAGATATTGTCAAAGTGTCTCATACCAGACTCAACCAATTCTTTTCTTGAACTAAAAGGTGTTAAAGCTGCCACCAAACTGGGACAGACAAATAGATAGGCAAATAGGTTGTTACAACTGACTCCTCCTTACGTTTATATCAAgcaacataaatttaaaaaaaaaaaaaaaaatctacagaCAAGCACCCTTTTTTGCCTCATGGGTTGTTTGGTTGGTTGTTAGAGTTACGTAGGCATTAGTAATGTAAAATTTAGTGATTTGTATATTAATTATGCGAGAATATAAATCGATCACCAAGCATTGTATTTGACGAGCTGAATTTTATACATGACAACTAAAATGCTACTAAACGGAGTATTATTAATTATGTGAATTTTAATTCAAGAACGTTGTGGTGGGGACCTTCCCCGGACCTtgcacatagcgggagcttagGTACACCGGGCTgccgttttttttttttaattcaagaaCCATCAATCATCAACCAAAtatctatcggaaacaactttTTATCTTACCTTTGAGGTTGAGGTAAGATTTGTGTGCACTCTACCTTCTTCAGATTTAACGTTgtgaaattaattaataattcaaaGATAAATTCACCTCCAATGACAATCCCATTAATTCTGTGAAATTGATCTTAACCACTCACTtggaatataaatatgtatatatataaaatgaaaaaaactactaaattctcaacaaatattaaatcgaaattcacaattttaatacaaaaatAGACCTATTAAATT is from Capsicum annuum cultivar UCD-10X-F1 chromosome 5, UCD10Xv1.1, whole genome shotgun sequence and encodes:
- the LOC107870194 gene encoding telomere repeat-binding protein 3: MSSKKRVRHGFNDYQFPVIPKAPRSVRRRRSHKNVDNDQICAFELLAAVAGELLQESESSACSNAAVGKDVLSDCREVIKRDQLQEDKSMKSEFFDQGSCVESAYILEPAVQEQNLKYSLDKPSRTENNIFHKNSCTFLNSDFSRKDCKEVNIDGKSHTEVEDGSSSLEDVCGKRIETGTKKQLDDGSKTEDLTVANSCSVKGLIEKHVNNNSAINSDSSVQFPSYRAVPRPSFGKQGNNVKLGIRDDDENSFRSYRHSTNIMAFRQTSHTGYRRMRKMLTSRHWKVLPQLKDWERSCSHYGIKSFHRNRKRVRALERCRLEIPSKRRKLCHNSSIVAYDQQANSKSISKSREKGIKRDIISPRGAKVGASASDRNHQKKDPNVKFSIKSFKVPELLIEVPENETIGSLKRTVVEAVKTILGSGLRVGMVVQGKKVRDDNKTLQQAGISQNGNLNLDTLGFTLEPSSYPVSPSLHSKDFSALSPRGVDHELTRRPPSPIMELELPSASSDPPKIMLDEHDEDYHELALSPTNLIVDPPSGVDNPDSGALVIVCPPNGEAHPVVPMSSKNGRSELPQRRTRRPFSVAEVEALVEAVEQLGTGRWRDVKIRAFEYADHRTYVDVKDKWKTLVHTASIAPQQRRGEPVPQELLDRVLIAHGYWSKQHGKHHAENAGALENNSNNNNNSTSMSSKMAQSAI